A genomic window from Bacillus rossius redtenbacheri isolate Brsri chromosome 7, Brsri_v3, whole genome shotgun sequence includes:
- the LOC134533893 gene encoding ADP-ribosylation factor-like protein 8B-A yields the protein MLALINRILDWFKSLFWKEEMELTLVGLQYSGKTTFVNVIASGQFSEDMIPTVGFNMRKITKGNVTIKVWDIGGQPRFRSMWERYCRGVNAIVYMVDAADPEKMEASRNELHHLLDKPQLTGIPVLVLGNKRDLPHALDENGLIERMNLSAIQDREICCYSISCKEKDNIDITLQWLIAHSKSGVR from the exons ATGTTAGCACTTATTAATCGTATTTTGGATTGGTTTAAAAGTTTGTTTTGGAAAGAAGAAATGGAATTAACACTAGTGGGTTTACAGTATTCAGGAAAAACAACTTTCGTGAATGTCATAGCG TCTGGCCAATTCAGCGAAGACATGATACCCACAGTAGGATTCAACATGCGGAAAATCACAAAAGGAAATGTGACCATCAAAGTATGGGACATTGGTGGACAACCTAGGTTCAGGTCAATGTGGGAGAGGTATTGCAGAGGAGTTAATGCAATTGT CTACATGGTGGATGCAGCCGACCCAGAGAAGATGGAGGCATCTCGGAATGAACTGCATCACCTGCTGGACAAGCCCCAGTTGACTGGCATCCCGGTCCTTGTGCTGGGGAACAAGCGAGACCTGCCGCATGCTCTGGATGAGAACGGCCTCATTGAACGAAT GAACCTGTCTGCTATCCAGGACCGGGAAATCTGCTGCTATTCGATATCGTGCAAGGAGAAGGATAACATCGACATAACACTTCAGTGGCTGATCGCACATTCCAAGTCAGGCGTGCGTTAG